One segment of Streptomyces sp. NBC_01463 DNA contains the following:
- a CDS encoding FAD-binding oxidoreductase has product MPLLEPNPQSLRPGTARDPAHDRVPDAQAAGTPEPLRGELTALLGPQKVLWKISDLVRYASDASPYRFVPQVVVVPEDLDDISAILSYAHGKGRDVVFRAAGTSLNGQAQGEDILVDVRHHWAGIEVLDGGARARIRPGTTVMRANATLARHGRLLGPDPASAIACTIGGVVANNASGMTAGTTRNSYRTVSSLTFVLPSGTVVDTGDPTADADLAHAEPALCEGLLALKAEIEADAALTARIRAKYEIKNTNGYRLDAFLDGSTPVEILRGLMVGSEGTFGFISEVVFDTLPLDRRVSTALLFFPSLTAAAAAVPLFNGAGAIAVEVMDGNTLRASVSVQGVPADWAGLPKETAALLVEFRAPDESGQEAYERAAAEVVRQLELVRPVTSVTNEFTRDARTISGYWKARKAFVTAVGGSRPSGTTLITEDFAVPPSRLADACEALLALQAEHGFDAAVAGHAAHGNLHFLLAFDAAKQSDVDRYAAFMADFCRLTVERFDGSLKAEHATGRNIAPFLELEWGPYATELMWRTKQVIDPAGVLAPRIVLDRDPKAHLRGLKTIPEVEAVADPCIECGFCEPTCPSHDLTTSPRQRIVLRREMMRQPDGSPVETGLLDAYGYDAVDTCAGDSTCKLACPVGIDTGAMMKDFRHRRHSPREERVAALTAKNFRAVEAAARLAVAAAARIDDRLLEGVTGLARKAVRPDLVPEWLPEIPGAAARKLPRTSRTAASAVYYPACVNRIFGGPEGSRGPSLPQAVVLISARAGKPVWIPEDVAGTCCATIWHSKGYDAGNAVMANRIVEAAWGWTGGGKLPLVVDASSCTLGIAHEVVPYLTDDNRELHRELTVVDSLVWAADELLPELTVLRKAGSAVLHPTCSMEHLDDVGQLRAVAEACAEEVVMPDDAACCGFAGDRGMLHPELTASATAKEAAEVNTREYDAYLSANRMCEIGMDRATGRTYHSALMELERATRPGP; this is encoded by the coding sequence ATGCCACTGCTGGAGCCGAATCCGCAATCCCTGCGCCCCGGCACGGCGCGTGACCCCGCGCACGACCGGGTGCCCGACGCGCAGGCTGCGGGCACCCCCGAGCCCCTGCGCGGTGAGCTGACCGCACTGCTGGGACCGCAGAAGGTGCTCTGGAAGATCTCGGACCTGGTGCGGTACGCCTCCGACGCGAGTCCGTACCGGTTCGTACCTCAGGTCGTCGTCGTGCCCGAGGACCTCGACGACATCTCCGCGATCCTGTCGTACGCCCACGGCAAGGGGCGCGACGTGGTCTTCCGGGCCGCCGGCACCAGTCTGAACGGGCAGGCGCAGGGTGAGGACATCCTCGTCGACGTGCGGCACCACTGGGCGGGCATCGAGGTCCTGGACGGGGGCGCGCGGGCCCGGATCCGTCCGGGGACGACGGTCATGCGGGCCAACGCCACCCTCGCGCGGCACGGCCGGCTGCTGGGGCCCGACCCGGCGAGCGCCATCGCCTGCACGATCGGCGGGGTGGTCGCGAACAACGCCTCCGGGATGACCGCCGGCACCACCCGCAATTCGTACCGGACCGTCTCCTCCCTCACCTTCGTGCTGCCCAGCGGCACGGTGGTGGACACCGGCGACCCCACGGCCGACGCGGACCTGGCGCACGCGGAGCCGGCGCTCTGCGAGGGGCTGCTCGCCCTGAAGGCGGAGATCGAGGCCGATGCCGCGCTGACCGCCCGGATCCGGGCCAAGTACGAGATCAAGAACACCAACGGCTACCGGCTCGACGCCTTCCTGGACGGTTCGACGCCGGTGGAGATCCTGCGCGGTCTCATGGTCGGCTCCGAGGGGACCTTCGGATTCATCTCCGAGGTCGTCTTCGACACCCTGCCGCTGGACCGCCGGGTCTCCACCGCGCTGCTCTTCTTCCCCTCGCTGACGGCCGCGGCGGCCGCCGTCCCGCTGTTCAACGGGGCGGGCGCCATCGCCGTGGAGGTGATGGACGGCAACACGCTGCGCGCCTCGGTCAGCGTCCAGGGTGTGCCCGCCGACTGGGCCGGACTGCCGAAGGAGACGGCGGCCCTGCTGGTGGAGTTCCGCGCGCCGGACGAGTCGGGCCAGGAGGCGTACGAGCGGGCGGCGGCCGAGGTCGTGCGGCAGCTGGAGCTGGTCCGGCCCGTCACCTCGGTGACCAACGAGTTCACCCGCGACGCCCGGACCATCTCCGGCTACTGGAAGGCCCGCAAGGCCTTCGTCACCGCGGTCGGCGGATCCCGGCCGTCCGGTACGACGCTGATCACGGAGGACTTCGCGGTCCCGCCCTCCCGGCTGGCCGACGCCTGCGAGGCGCTGCTGGCGCTGCAGGCCGAGCACGGCTTCGACGCGGCCGTCGCGGGTCACGCGGCCCACGGCAACCTGCACTTCCTGCTGGCCTTCGACGCGGCGAAGCAGTCCGACGTCGACCGGTACGCCGCGTTCATGGCGGACTTCTGCCGGCTCACCGTGGAGCGCTTCGACGGCTCCCTCAAGGCGGAGCACGCCACCGGCCGCAACATCGCCCCCTTCCTGGAGCTGGAGTGGGGTCCGTACGCGACCGAACTGATGTGGCGCACGAAGCAGGTCATCGACCCGGCCGGGGTGCTCGCGCCCCGGATCGTCCTGGACCGCGACCCGAAGGCCCATCTGCGCGGGCTGAAGACCATCCCCGAGGTCGAGGCGGTCGCCGACCCCTGCATCGAGTGCGGTTTCTGCGAACCGACCTGTCCCAGCCATGATCTGACGACCTCACCGCGCCAGCGCATCGTGCTGCGCCGGGAGATGATGCGACAGCCGGACGGTTCCCCGGTGGAGACGGGGCTCCTGGACGCCTACGGCTACGACGCCGTCGACACCTGCGCGGGCGACTCCACCTGCAAGCTCGCCTGTCCGGTCGGCATCGACACGGGCGCCATGATGAAGGACTTCCGCCACCGGCGGCACTCCCCCCGCGAGGAGCGGGTCGCCGCGCTCACCGCGAAGAACTTCCGTGCCGTGGAGGCGGCGGCCCGGCTGGCGGTCGCCGCTGCGGCCCGGATCGACGACCGGCTGCTCGAAGGTGTCACCGGTCTGGCCCGCAAGGCCGTGCGCCCCGATCTGGTGCCCGAGTGGCTGCCCGAGATCCCCGGCGCGGCCGCCCGGAAGCTGCCCCGCACCTCGCGGACGGCAGCGAGCGCCGTCTACTACCCGGCCTGTGTGAACCGCATCTTCGGCGGACCGGAGGGCAGTCGCGGTCCTTCCCTGCCGCAGGCCGTGGTCCTGATCTCGGCCCGCGCCGGAAAACCGGTCTGGATCCCGGAGGATGTCGCGGGCACCTGCTGCGCCACGATCTGGCACTCCAAGGGGTACGACGCGGGCAACGCCGTGATGGCCAACCGGATCGTCGAGGCCGCCTGGGGCTGGACCGGCGGCGGAAAGCTTCCTCTGGTCGTCGACGCCTCGTCGTGCACCCTGGGCATCGCCCACGAGGTGGTGCCGTATCTGACCGACGACAACCGGGAGTTGCACCGCGAGCTGACGGTGGTCGACTCGCTGGTCTGGGCCGCCGACGAGCTCCTGCCGGAGCTGACGGTGCTGAGGAAGGCCGGTTCGGCGGTGCTGCACCCGACCTGCTCGATGGAGCATCTCGACGACGTCGGCCAGTTGCGCGCGGTCGCCGAGGCGTGTGCCGAGGAGGTCGTGATGCCGGACGACGCGGCGTGCTGCGGCTTCGCGGGCGACCGGGGCATGCTGCACCCGGAGCTGACCGCGTCGGCGACGGCGAAGGAGGCCGCCGAGGTGAACACCCGGGAGTACGACGCCTATCTGTCCGCGAACCGCATGTGCGAGATCGGGATGGACCGGGCGACGGGACGTACGTACCACTCGGCCCTGATGGAGCTGGAGCGGGCGACCCGCCCCGGCCCCTGA
- a CDS encoding MarR family transcriptional regulator — protein MDSPDRDGVLAEQLLRLTRRLQRIQSRQLEPIGITPAQFRLLRTVAHYDGPPRMADLAQRLDVVPRAVTTLVDGLEASGRVRRTPDPDSRRVVRIEITDEGTATLRSLRNARRAAAEEILAPLTADQREVLGGLLTALVDGMPERRC, from the coding sequence ATGGATTCCCCCGACCGCGACGGCGTGCTCGCCGAACAGCTGCTGAGGCTGACCCGCAGGCTCCAGCGCATTCAGAGCCGCCAGCTGGAGCCGATCGGCATCACGCCCGCGCAGTTCCGGCTGCTGCGCACCGTCGCGCACTACGACGGCCCGCCACGGATGGCGGATCTCGCGCAGCGGCTCGACGTCGTCCCCCGCGCCGTGACCACGCTGGTGGACGGGCTGGAGGCCAGCGGCCGGGTGCGCCGTACCCCGGATCCGGACAGCCGCCGGGTGGTCCGGATCGAGATCACGGACGAGGGCACCGCCACGCTGCGCTCGCTGCGCAACGCGCGCCGGGCGGCCGCAGAGGAGATCCTGGCTCCATTGACCGCCGATCAGCGCGAGGTGCTCGGCGGGCTGCTGACCGCTCTGGTCGACGGAATGCCGGAGCGCCGCTGCTGA